One part of the Thermodesulfobacterium commune DSM 2178 genome encodes these proteins:
- a CDS encoding IS256 family transposase, protein MENLDLDLEKVLSEISKIESKEGIKMAAALLLNALMKKEREIFLRDSIDNKANGYYERQLACFLGNLGISVPRDRKSEFRPAILPPEWQKADESFQDFILNLVLQSYSPNKIKALLQSMKLPYSPEQIEEIKEELYNQAKELKTKELPENLFAMFIDAYHTQIKDTEANRIRKAVIYNIIGIDMEGRKNLLSYYIYFGSETKEDWLQILNDLIKRGVKRVMVIVSDDFPGLTQAIKALFPETDHQLCFVHMQRNINRNMSKQDAKKFYEELSIIKRIEEYERALNRFEELCKSYEKKYPAYIKGLLKKKEHYFVYKKYPEGVRRYIYTTNVVENINSRIELIRVNTGGYFQSIKTAEVAIYITVSRIQKTRWQKPLPLIKSALYELRQMFVKRFYKETQFS, encoded by the coding sequence ATGGAAAACTTAGACTTAGATTTAGAAAAAGTTTTAAGTGAAATCTCAAAAATTGAATCAAAAGAGGGTATCAAAATGGCTGCTGCACTCCTCTTAAACGCTCTCATGAAAAAAGAAAGAGAAATATTCCTTAGAGATAGTATTGATAATAAAGCTAATGGTTACTATGAAAGACAACTTGCCTGTTTCTTAGGTAACCTTGGTATCTCTGTCCCAAGAGATAGAAAATCTGAATTCAGACCTGCTATTCTTCCTCCTGAATGGCAAAAAGCTGATGAATCCTTCCAGGACTTTATCCTTAACCTCGTTCTCCAAAGCTACTCCCCCAATAAAATCAAAGCCCTCTTGCAATCTATGAAACTCCCCTACTCCCCAGAACAAATAGAAGAAATTAAAGAAGAATTGTATAACCAAGCCAAAGAATTAAAAACCAAAGAATTGCCAGAAAATTTGTTTGCTATGTTTATAGACGCTTATCATACTCAGATAAAAGATACCGAAGCCAACAGAATCAGAAAAGCAGTTATTTATAATATCATCGGGATAGATATGGAGGGAAGAAAAAATTTACTTTCTTATTACATTTATTTTGGTTCAGAGACGAAGGAGGACTGGCTCCAGATACTTAATGATTTGATAAAGAGGGGAGTTAAGAGGGTTATGGTAATAGTGAGTGATGATTTTCCTGGCCTTACTCAAGCCATAAAAGCCCTCTTTCCTGAGACAGATCATCAGCTTTGTTTTGTACACATGCAAAGGAACATCAACAGGAACATGTCTAAGCAGGATGCTAAAAAATTTTATGAGGAGTTAAGCATTATAAAGAGGATAGAGGAGTATGAGAGGGCCTTAAATAGATTTGAGGAATTATGTAAGAGTTATGAGAAGAAGTATCCAGCTTATATAAAGGGACTTTTGAAAAAGAAGGAGCATTATTTTGTTTATAAGAAATATCCTGAGGGGGTGAGGAGGTATATATACACGACGAATGTGGTTGAGAATATAAATAGCAGGATAGAGCTGATAAGGGTAAATACAGGGGGATATTTTCAATCAATCAAGACAGCAGAGGTTGCGATATACATAACAGTAAGTCGGATTCAGAAAACGAGATGGCAAAAACCACTTCCTTTAATTAAGTCTGCTTTATACGAATTGAGGCAAATGTTTGTAAAGAGATTTTATAAGGAGACACAATTCTCTTGA
- a CDS encoding bifunctional alpha,alpha-trehalose-phosphate synthase (UDP-forming)/trehalose-phosphatase — MLEKFYNGFCNKILWPLFHSLPSYAVYDESYWKNYIVVNEIFCEETLKHVTEDSVVWIHDYHLMLLPQMLKKEAPNTLIGFFLHIPFPPPEIFMQLPWKKEFLEGLLGCDLIGFHIYEYTANFLRTLSRTLGIDHKMGEIMYQERVIKVDTFPMGIDFDLFHNACEKVKIKKLVNKIKKRFKNQKIVFSVDRLDYTKGIYNRLLAYEELLKRRPDLHEKVVLIMVVVPSREGVEHYQRMKKQLEEKVSEINGKFGKIDWIPVLYYYRFLNFEELVTHYLAVDVILVTPLKDGMNLIAKEFIASRKDQRGVLILSEFAGSAKELGEAFIVNPNSISELSYAIENALEISEEEQRERIRIMQERLKRYDIVKWGKDFFCTLTDLKERKIALKTKLLTTEVIKQIKKSFEKASSRILFLDYDGTLVPLVSKPYLASPDEELKNLLKALSNIPNTDVVIISGRKKEDLVNWFDGIKINFISEHGMFIKKYNKDWETLLHFPQEFVREFKEKIKNILETYVDRLPRSFIEEKGHLSRELCLLIKSLYKHLPQFV, encoded by the coding sequence TTGTTAGAAAAATTTTACAATGGTTTTTGTAACAAAATACTTTGGCCTCTATTTCACAGTCTTCCCAGTTATGCGGTATATGATGAAAGTTATTGGAAAAATTATATCGTTGTAAATGAAATATTTTGTGAAGAAACTCTAAAACACGTTACTGAAGATTCAGTAGTATGGATACACGATTACCATCTTATGCTTCTACCTCAAATGTTAAAAAAGGAAGCACCTAATACCTTAATAGGCTTTTTCTTACATATTCCCTTTCCTCCTCCAGAGATTTTTATGCAGCTTCCATGGAAAAAAGAATTCTTAGAAGGTCTTTTGGGTTGTGATTTGATAGGCTTTCATATTTACGAGTACACTGCTAATTTTTTAAGAACCCTTTCTCGTACGTTGGGTATAGATCATAAGATGGGAGAGATTATGTATCAGGAAAGGGTTATTAAGGTAGATACCTTTCCTATGGGAATCGATTTTGATTTATTCCATAATGCCTGCGAGAAAGTAAAAATTAAAAAATTAGTTAACAAAATCAAAAAACGATTTAAAAATCAGAAGATAGTATTTTCAGTGGATAGGCTTGATTATACTAAAGGAATCTATAATCGTCTTTTGGCTTATGAGGAACTTTTAAAAAGAAGACCAGATCTTCATGAAAAAGTTGTTTTGATTATGGTTGTTGTTCCCTCAAGAGAGGGGGTAGAACATTATCAAAGAATGAAAAAACAATTAGAAGAAAAAGTAAGTGAGATAAACGGAAAATTTGGCAAGATAGATTGGATTCCGGTTTTGTATTACTATAGATTTCTTAACTTTGAGGAACTTGTTACTCATTACTTAGCAGTTGATGTAATACTTGTTACGCCTTTAAAGGATGGTATGAACCTTATTGCTAAAGAGTTTATAGCTTCAAGAAAAGACCAAAGAGGTGTTCTAATTCTTTCAGAATTTGCAGGATCTGCAAAGGAGTTGGGGGAAGCCTTTATCGTAAATCCAAATTCTATCAGTGAACTTTCTTATGCCATAGAAAACGCTCTTGAAATTTCAGAAGAAGAACAAAGAGAAAGAATTAGAATAATGCAAGAAAGGTTAAAAAGGTACGACATAGTGAAGTGGGGAAAAGACTTTTTCTGTACTTTAACAGACCTAAAAGAAAGAAAAATAGCTTTAAAAACCAAGTTATTAACTACCGAAGTAATAAAACAAATTAAAAAATCTTTCGAAAAAGCGTCTTCTCGAATACTTTTCTTGGACTATGATGGAACCTTAGTTCCTTTGGTAAGTAAACCTTATTTAGCTTCCCCAGATGAGGAGTTAAAAAATCTTTTAAAAGCACTTTCTAATATTCCTAATACTGATGTAGTAATTATCTCTGGAAGAAAAAAAGAAGATTTAGTAAACTGGTTTGACGGAATAAAGATTAACTTTATTTCTGAACATGGAATGTTTATAAAAAAATATAACAAGGACTGGGAAACGCTTTTACATTTTCCTCAAGAATTCGTAAGAGAATTCAAAGAAAAGATTAAAAACATTCTGGAAACTTATGTAGATCGATTACCAAGATCTTTTATTGAAGAGAAAGGACACTTGTCAAGAGAATTGTGTCTCCTTATAAAATCTCTTTACAAACATTTGCCTCAATTCGTATAA
- a CDS encoding SIR2 family NAD-dependent protein deacylase — MNRKEELVKEVVELIKQGGIVAFTGAGISVESGIPPFRGAKGLWTKYNPEEYAYIGTFLRNPEKVWMMLREIYQCFKEATPNPAHLVLADLENKGYLEAVITQNIDNLHQKAGNKKVIELHGTGESLTCLDCGKRYKFFEEFVNMFPYPKCEKCGKALKPEIVFFGEPLPEEALTQAFELVKRCKVLIVIGTSGVVYPAAYLPYEAKRSGAKIIEVNPEESAYTESITDYFFKERAGKFFEEFKRFLEG, encoded by the coding sequence ATGAATAGAAAAGAAGAACTTGTAAAAGAAGTTGTAGAGCTGATAAAACAAGGTGGGATAGTAGCTTTTACCGGAGCTGGGATCTCGGTAGAAAGTGGGATACCCCCTTTTAGAGGAGCCAAAGGTCTCTGGACTAAGTATAATCCTGAAGAATATGCTTACATAGGGACTTTTTTAAGAAATCCTGAAAAAGTATGGATGATGCTAAGAGAGATTTACCAATGTTTTAAAGAGGCAACCCCCAATCCTGCCCATTTAGTTCTGGCAGACCTTGAAAATAAAGGCTATCTTGAGGCAGTGATTACTCAAAACATAGATAACCTCCACCAAAAGGCTGGAAATAAAAAAGTAATAGAGCTTCATGGAACCGGAGAAAGTTTAACATGTCTTGATTGTGGAAAAAGATATAAGTTTTTCGAGGAATTCGTAAATATGTTTCCTTATCCTAAATGTGAGAAATGTGGTAAAGCCTTAAAACCTGAGATCGTATTTTTTGGGGAACCACTTCCAGAAGAGGCTTTAACTCAAGCTTTTGAGTTGGTAAAAAGGTGTAAAGTCCTTATCGTCATTGGGACTTCAGGGGTAGTTTATCCTGCCGCTTATTTACCTTACGAAGCTAAGAGATCAGGTGCTAAAATAATAGAGGTAAATCCTGAAGAAAGTGCTTATACTGAAAGTATTACTGATTACTTTTTTAAGGAAAGGGCGGGAAAGTTTTTCGAGGAGTTTAAAAGGTTTTTAGAAGGATGA
- a CDS encoding DUF429 domain-containing protein — translation MLNEIKLPKIELEDFLGIDLAGSPKKPTGLAYIKDKVLLTQLVYEDELLLEKAVKFKYVYIDAPLSLPYGRCDIEQRNEYHFRECDLKLRELKIKFFPITLGGMRKLTERGMKLRDFLIAKDIEVYEVFPGAFYDVYHVKRKDKKAILDFFKKFLYSLGVFIENRPYTQDELDSISCLLTGILQKTGLALELKGIDGCIIIPKPLFNKP, via the coding sequence ATGCTTAACGAAATAAAGTTACCAAAGATAGAGTTAGAAGATTTTTTAGGAATAGACCTTGCAGGTTCTCCTAAAAAGCCTACAGGGTTAGCCTACATTAAGGATAAGGTTTTGCTCACCCAATTGGTTTATGAAGATGAGCTACTTCTTGAAAAAGCGGTAAAGTTTAAATATGTTTATATAGATGCCCCTTTAAGTTTGCCTTATGGTAGGTGTGATATAGAACAACGAAATGAGTATCATTTTAGAGAATGCGATCTGAAACTTCGAGAGTTGAAGATTAAATTTTTTCCCATTACCCTTGGAGGTATGAGAAAACTTACTGAACGAGGTATGAAACTAAGAGATTTCTTAATAGCTAAGGATATCGAGGTTTACGAGGTCTTTCCCGGAGCGTTTTATGATGTTTATCATGTAAAAAGAAAGGACAAAAAGGCTATTTTAGACTTTTTTAAAAAGTTTTTATATAGCTTAGGGGTTTTTATAGAAAATAGACCTTATACGCAAGACGAACTTGATAGCATATCCTGTTTATTAACAGGAATTTTACAAAAAACAGGGCTGGCTTTAGAATTAAAAGGTATAGACGGATGTATCATAATCCCTAAGCCTTTATTTAATAAGCCTTAA
- a CDS encoding zinc metalloprotease HtpX, whose translation MSNVFRTFLFLAILTVLFIFVGKLIGGKTGMTIALIMAGLMNFIAYFFSDKIVLATSGAIPVEKHEDPELHAMVEEVARRAGIPKPKVYVIPVETPNAFATGRNPENGVVAVTAGIRKLLTPEELKGVIAHEIAHIKNRDILISTIAAVLVGAITYLANIAQWGMMFGGFSRDEEENNNPLAIVATLVAIIVIPIAATLIQLAISRSREFLADETGAKIIKNPLALARALEKLENWNRAYPMDINPAKAQMFIVNPLSGKTLFKLLSTHPPIEERVARLIQLAKEIR comes from the coding sequence ATGTCAAATGTTTTTAGGACTTTTTTGTTCTTAGCTATTCTTACTGTTCTTTTTATCTTTGTAGGTAAACTGATAGGTGGAAAAACAGGGATGACCATAGCCCTTATCATGGCTGGTTTGATGAACTTTATTGCCTACTTTTTTTCTGATAAAATTGTTTTGGCTACAAGTGGTGCTATTCCTGTAGAAAAACACGAAGATCCTGAGCTTCATGCTATGGTAGAGGAGGTAGCAAGAAGAGCTGGGATTCCTAAACCTAAGGTTTATGTTATTCCTGTAGAAACTCCTAATGCGTTTGCTACTGGGAGAAATCCAGAAAATGGAGTAGTTGCGGTAACTGCAGGAATTAGAAAACTTCTTACTCCTGAAGAACTTAAAGGTGTGATAGCTCATGAAATAGCTCATATCAAAAACCGAGACATTTTGATTTCAACGATTGCAGCTGTGTTGGTTGGTGCTATCACCTATTTAGCTAACATAGCCCAGTGGGGGATGATGTTTGGTGGTTTTAGCAGAGATGAAGAAGAAAACAATAATCCTCTTGCCATAGTAGCTACTTTAGTAGCTATTATCGTTATTCCTATAGCCGCTACTCTTATTCAATTAGCCATAAGTAGAAGTAGAGAATTTTTAGCAGACGAAACAGGTGCTAAAATCATCAAAAATCCTTTAGCCTTAGCTCGTGCTTTAGAAAAGCTTGAAAATTGGAACAGAGCCTATCCTATGGACATAAATCCTGCCAAGGCTCAAATGTTTATAGTAAACCCTCTTTCAGGAAAAACCCTTTTTAAGCTTCTTTCTACCCACCCACCTATAGAAGAAAGGGTAGCAAGGCTTATTCAACTTGCCAAAGAAATAAGATAA
- a CDS encoding ABC transporter ATP-binding protein: MSSELFSFLKKILSFLKPFWKTFLLGLFFAVVSSLITGASTWAIKPIFNFVFVEKHHEYFFLVPLLMVLVFSLMGITSLLQAYFMKAVSAGVINNLRLKLFQKFLYLPVEKIAVQTHGQAVSKVINDTAQIEPILGEALTTIFQSSFSVLVLIGVALYQRWDLTLLAFITFPVIIFGSKALGAKTRKARRLAQASTGELTHKMQELLQGIKEIKLSPSPEKVIELFSKELERFYRWSLKITKYREGSKSLVDVVTGIGGALVIGYGGFLTINGAMSPGSFLSVLTAILLIFNPIRKLSRAYTYLKEAQGAWVRIEEVLNLPVETGGNLKALPPKQGFTFNEVYFRYISSLDWTLKNINFFLPANKIIAFVGPSGSGKTTLASLLPRFLEPQKGEILLDHTNLKEFEIGSLRNLFGMVLQEPFLFNLSIKENLLIAKPEASEEEIIEACKLAKAHDFILTLPKGYDTVLGEEGFNLSGGQKQRIALARVFLKKPPIIILDEATSQLDAITEEAIQEALDRLKGRHTIIIIAHRLSTVTKADLIFVFEKGEIVSQGTHQQLLETSTLYRNLYQTFQKCS; the protein is encoded by the coding sequence TTGTCTTCCGAACTTTTTTCTTTCTTAAAAAAAATTTTATCTTTTCTTAAACCCTTTTGGAAAACTTTTCTGTTAGGACTCTTTTTTGCGGTAGTTAGTTCTTTAATCACAGGGGCAAGCACCTGGGCTATAAAACCTATCTTTAATTTTGTTTTTGTTGAAAAACATCACGAGTATTTTTTTCTTGTTCCTCTTTTGATGGTATTAGTCTTTAGCTTGATGGGGATTACTTCTTTGCTTCAAGCGTATTTTATGAAAGCCGTCTCTGCAGGAGTTATAAATAACCTTAGGTTAAAGTTGTTCCAAAAATTTCTTTATCTTCCTGTAGAGAAAATAGCAGTCCAAACCCATGGACAGGCTGTATCAAAGGTGATAAATGACACCGCCCAGATAGAGCCCATCTTAGGTGAAGCGTTAACTACTATTTTTCAAAGCTCCTTTTCAGTGTTAGTATTGATAGGGGTTGCGCTGTATCAACGCTGGGACCTCACATTGTTAGCCTTTATTACCTTCCCGGTAATTATCTTTGGTAGTAAAGCCTTAGGGGCTAAAACCAGAAAAGCAAGAAGGCTTGCCCAGGCTTCTACCGGAGAATTAACCCACAAGATGCAGGAACTTTTGCAAGGAATAAAAGAAATTAAGCTTAGTCCTTCTCCAGAAAAGGTAATAGAGCTTTTTTCTAAAGAGCTTGAGCGTTTTTACAGATGGAGCCTTAAAATTACCAAATACAGAGAAGGTTCTAAAAGCTTAGTAGATGTAGTTACAGGAATAGGCGGTGCTCTGGTTATAGGATATGGAGGGTTTCTTACCATCAATGGTGCTATGAGCCCGGGAAGTTTTCTATCTGTATTAACAGCCATCCTACTTATTTTTAATCCTATAAGGAAGCTTTCGAGAGCCTATACTTACCTAAAAGAGGCTCAAGGTGCCTGGGTAAGGATAGAAGAGGTCCTTAACCTTCCGGTTGAAACAGGAGGAAACCTAAAGGCTCTTCCCCCTAAACAAGGCTTTACCTTTAACGAAGTATATTTTCGTTATATCTCAAGCCTAGACTGGACGCTAAAAAATATCAATTTTTTCTTACCTGCTAATAAGATTATCGCCTTTGTTGGCCCAAGTGGTTCTGGTAAAACCACTTTAGCTTCTCTTCTTCCGAGATTTTTAGAACCTCAAAAGGGAGAAATACTTTTAGATCACACCAATCTCAAAGAATTTGAAATCGGAAGTTTGAGGAATCTTTTCGGAATGGTCCTTCAGGAACCTTTTTTGTTTAACCTTAGCATAAAAGAAAACCTTCTTATCGCAAAACCTGAGGCTTCAGAAGAAGAAATCATAGAAGCCTGCAAGTTAGCCAAAGCCCACGATTTTATCTTAACCCTTCCTAAAGGATATGATACTGTATTAGGAGAAGAAGGGTTTAACCTTTCAGGCGGTCAAAAGCAAAGAATAGCCCTTGCCAGGGTTTTTCTCAAAAAACCACCTATCATCATTTTAGACGAAGCCACAAGTCAGCTTGATGCCATTACCGAAGAGGCTATTCAAGAGGCTTTAGACCGTTTAAAAGGAAGACACACCATCATCATCATAGCCCACAGGCTTTCAACCGTCACTAAGGCTGACCTCATTTTTGTGTTTGAAAAAGGCGAAATCGTTTCTCAAGGCACCCATCAACAATTACTTGAAACCTCTACTCTTTACAGAAACCTCTATCAAACCTTTCAAAAATGTAGTTGA
- a CDS encoding glycosyltransferase family 9 protein gives MKILLVKLSALGDVVQTLPCLTLIKQQYPLSIIDWVVDERNAEVLRGHPYLRKTIVFSKKDLKNPSKLKAFIRNLREETYDLAIDYQGLFKSGVVIGLAKAKFKVGFENHRELSPIFYNVKLPGYDPEVHAVKRYLNLTQQALQLICPDFGEKVETIPEAVLPGLFPPLDLVEKPYIVFIPSARWKTKWWIFSHWENLIELTLKAYPEIKIYITGGPKEEDLRKWAGLMEKKHREVKSLVGKMRLKELIGLIQKSKLVVTVDTGPMHIASALKVPTVALFGPTSPYRTGPWGGDFKILQSRLKCSPCFKKKCSQWDCMNSILPEEVFQAIKEKLGQLHF, from the coding sequence ATGAAGATTCTTTTGGTAAAACTTTCAGCGTTGGGAGATGTAGTACAAACCCTTCCTTGTTTAACCCTAATAAAACAACAATATCCTCTAAGCATCATCGACTGGGTGGTAGACGAAAGGAATGCAGAGGTCTTAAGAGGACATCCTTATTTAAGGAAGACAATAGTTTTTTCAAAAAAAGACCTTAAAAATCCTAGTAAACTGAAAGCCTTTATCAGGAATTTGAGAGAGGAAACTTACGATTTAGCCATAGATTATCAAGGGCTTTTTAAAAGCGGGGTAGTAATAGGTTTAGCTAAGGCTAAGTTTAAAGTGGGATTTGAAAATCACCGTGAGTTAAGCCCTATTTTTTACAACGTAAAACTTCCTGGCTATGACCCTGAGGTCCATGCAGTAAAACGTTATTTAAACTTGACACAGCAGGCATTACAGCTTATATGTCCAGATTTTGGAGAAAAAGTGGAGACCATTCCCGAAGCAGTTTTGCCAGGATTGTTTCCTCCGTTAGATCTGGTGGAAAAACCATATATAGTTTTTATTCCTTCTGCCAGATGGAAAACTAAATGGTGGATCTTTTCTCATTGGGAAAACCTCATAGAGTTAACCTTAAAGGCATATCCCGAAATTAAGATTTATATTACAGGGGGACCCAAGGAAGAGGACTTAAGAAAATGGGCAGGTTTGATGGAAAAAAAACACCGAGAGGTAAAATCTTTGGTAGGAAAAATGAGGTTAAAAGAGTTGATAGGCCTTATTCAAAAAAGTAAACTTGTGGTAACCGTTGATACAGGCCCTATGCATATTGCTTCAGCTTTAAAAGTTCCTACCGTAGCTCTATTTGGACCTACCTCTCCTTACAGAACAGGCCCCTGGGGAGGTGATTTTAAGATTTTACAAAGTAGGTTAAAATGCAGCCCATGTTTTAAAAAGAAATGCTCTCAGTGGGATTGTATGAATTCTATTTTACCTGAAGAAGTTTTTCAGGCAATTAAAGAAAAATTAGGTCAACTACATTTTTGA
- a CDS encoding D-glycero-alpha-D-manno-heptose-1,7-bisphosphate 7-phosphatase has translation MNKKPAVFLDRDGTINEEMGYINDLSRVRLLPGVAEGLKLLQDRGFKLIVITNQSGPARGYFPESLVFEVNQLITRRLAKKGVKLDDFFVCLHGPNEGCNCRKPNPGLVLQALEKYPIELEKSYFIGDKIVDVETGKRLGIKTILVLTGYGKGELKYVAPKKGIYPDWVAKNLKEAAEIIIRNL, from the coding sequence ATGAATAAAAAACCAGCTGTTTTTCTTGACAGAGACGGTACTATCAACGAAGAAATGGGTTATATCAATGACCTCTCTAGGGTCCGTCTTTTACCTGGAGTAGCCGAAGGTTTAAAACTATTACAAGACAGAGGGTTTAAGCTTATCGTTATCACCAACCAGAGCGGACCAGCAAGAGGATATTTCCCAGAAAGTTTAGTTTTTGAGGTGAACCAGCTTATCACAAGAAGACTTGCTAAAAAAGGTGTTAAACTGGATGATTTTTTTGTTTGTTTGCATGGTCCAAATGAAGGGTGTAATTGTCGAAAACCAAACCCTGGTCTGGTTTTACAGGCTTTAGAAAAATATCCGATAGAACTTGAGAAGTCTTACTTTATTGGAGATAAGATTGTAGATGTTGAGACTGGAAAAAGGTTAGGGATAAAGACCATTCTTGTTTTAACCGGATATGGTAAAGGAGAGTTAAAGTATGTAGCTCCTAAAAAAGGGATTTATCCTGACTGGGTTGCTAAAAACCTGAAAGAAGCTGCTGAAATCATCATAAGGAACCTTTAA